One genomic segment of Bdellovibrionota bacterium includes these proteins:
- a CDS encoding phosphotransferase, giving the protein MSESFFALTPDRVLAAVEASGLRCTGRCMTLNSYENRVYEVELEREISDDSNGKHAIAHRRVVKFYRPGRWSREQILEEHQFLFDLLENEVPVVAPARFPDGQTLHQTEGGGLWYAVFPKVGGRIPDEMNVEQLQWLGRLLARIHNVGSARKCSTGSS; this is encoded by the coding sequence GTGTCGGAAAGCTTTTTTGCATTGACGCCGGATCGGGTCTTGGCCGCAGTGGAAGCTTCTGGCCTAAGGTGCACGGGTAGATGCATGACCCTTAACAGTTACGAAAACCGAGTCTACGAAGTGGAGCTCGAAAGGGAGATATCGGACGACTCCAACGGCAAGCATGCAATCGCCCACCGAAGGGTCGTAAAGTTCTATCGGCCGGGCCGATGGAGCCGAGAACAGATCCTGGAAGAGCATCAATTCCTCTTCGACTTACTTGAAAATGAAGTTCCCGTTGTCGCTCCAGCTCGTTTTCCGGATGGGCAAACCCTTCATCAAACAGAAGGCGGGGGTCTTTGGTACGCCGTGTTTCCGAAGGTAGGAGGCCGAATCCCGGATGAAATGAATGTGGAACAACTGCAATGGTTAGGGCGATTACTCGCTCGGATTCACAATGTTGGTTCCGCACGCAAATGCAGTACAGGATCCAGCTGA